A region from the Lysobacter antibioticus genome encodes:
- a CDS encoding DUF2235 domain-containing protein: protein MDRSKNILIFADGTGQAGGLRPDQRLSNVYKLYRATRNGPESPIDPAEQVAFYDAGLGTDADAGHVRLRFLRTLRKFFSSAMGTGISTNIVECYAAILKHYEPGDRIYLFGFSRGAYTARCVGGVLNLCGVPTHGADGKPIPRYGRGLMRVAREAVLQVYEHGAGKDRGKYEPEREEKARRFRLKYGCDIEGQSNVAPYFIGVFDTVAALGAKGLLRFVMVSLLVALTILLPCAVLYGFDLGRYIVPYLGGLILAGVYQLFKQHYRSIRDFPNPGDFRWHFAGWRSGFYDRLLGRRVRYARHALSIDERRADFARVEWGVKGQHVAHEPGEPEWLRQVWFAGCHSDIGGSYDEDESRLSDIALSWMLEQTAELPHPLLVDRSRLHLFPSAAGMQHCEIQRMLDRYPDWVPQRWRIAWKAKSRIEARGAPLHRSVYERFDLASVRHCGEVRPYRPDSLALDVRLARYYAVAETAPCPESVAHET, encoded by the coding sequence GTGGACCGATCGAAAAACATCCTCATCTTCGCCGACGGCACCGGACAGGCCGGTGGGCTGCGACCGGACCAGCGCCTGAGCAACGTCTACAAGCTGTACCGGGCCACCCGCAACGGACCCGAGAGCCCGATCGACCCGGCCGAGCAAGTCGCCTTCTACGACGCCGGCCTGGGCACCGACGCCGATGCCGGCCACGTCCGCCTGCGTTTCCTGCGCACCCTGCGCAAGTTCTTCAGCTCGGCGATGGGCACCGGCATCAGCACCAACATCGTCGAATGCTACGCGGCGATCCTGAAACACTACGAGCCCGGCGACCGCATCTATCTGTTCGGTTTCAGCCGCGGCGCCTACACCGCGCGCTGCGTCGGCGGCGTGCTCAATCTGTGCGGCGTCCCCACCCATGGCGCGGACGGCAAGCCGATCCCACGCTACGGACGCGGCCTGATGCGGGTCGCGCGCGAGGCGGTGCTGCAGGTCTACGAGCATGGCGCCGGCAAGGACCGCGGCAAATACGAGCCCGAACGCGAGGAGAAAGCCCGGCGCTTCCGCCTCAAGTACGGCTGCGACATCGAGGGTCAGTCGAACGTGGCGCCGTATTTCATCGGCGTATTCGACACCGTCGCCGCGCTCGGGGCCAAGGGCCTGCTGCGCTTCGTCATGGTGTCGCTGCTGGTCGCGCTGACCATCCTGCTGCCTTGCGCGGTCCTGTACGGATTCGATCTGGGGCGATACATCGTGCCCTACCTCGGCGGGTTGATCCTGGCCGGCGTCTACCAGCTGTTCAAGCAACACTACCGGTCGATCCGCGACTTTCCGAACCCGGGCGATTTTCGCTGGCATTTCGCCGGCTGGCGCTCGGGCTTCTACGACCGGCTGCTCGGCCGCCGCGTGCGTTACGCACGCCATGCACTGTCCATCGACGAACGCCGCGCCGATTTCGCCCGCGTCGAATGGGGCGTGAAAGGCCAGCACGTGGCGCACGAGCCCGGCGAACCGGAGTGGCTGCGCCAAGTCTGGTTCGCCGGCTGCCATTCCGACATCGGCGGCAGCTACGACGAAGACGAATCGCGGCTGTCCGACATCGCCCTGTCGTGGATGCTCGAACAGACCGCCGAACTGCCGCACCCGCTGCTGGTCGACCGCAGCCGCCTGCACCTGTTCCCGTCCGCGGCCGGCATGCAGCATTGCGAGATCCAGCGCATGCTCGATCGTTACCCGGATTGGGTCCCGCAGAGGTGGCGCATCGCCTGGAAAGCCAAGTCGCGCATCGAAGCCCGCGGCGCTCCATTGCATCGCAGCGTGTACGAACGCTTCGACCTGGCCTCCGTGCGACACTGCGGCGAGGTCCGTCCCTATCGCCCGGACTCCCTGGCCCTGGACGTGCGACTGGCTCGCTACTATGCGGTCGCCGAGACCGCCCCGTGCCCGGAGTCGGTGGCGCACGAAACTTGA
- a CDS encoding alpha/beta fold hydrolase, giving the protein MKTLPALFALLLSAPGLAMAEECKNTSDYERARAVIQDLSRIVAPNGVQEAYAVRIGGIDQWINVRGQDKANPILLFAHGGPASPLIPTMWQFQRPMEEFFTVVNWDQRGAGKTFASHDPQAYADTLRVERYADDAIEIAQYVRKRYGKRKVVLAGHSWGTIVAMTAALKRPDLFYAYLGVGQAINVRENERISFDYGMQQAKAHGNTEAVKEMQAIAPYPGDRPITRERIIAARKWSQYYGGMTAYRDESLYFYRAPLLSPEYNDCDRAAVNRGNEFSLGRVLPEFVDVDFSKVREFPIPVVMFMGRHDYTTPSQPTADWLARVKAPYKQGVWFEHSSHMIQWEEPGKVLASLLQYVRPLARDDAKQ; this is encoded by the coding sequence ATGAAGACACTGCCTGCCCTGTTCGCCCTGCTGCTGTCCGCCCCCGGCCTCGCCATGGCCGAGGAATGCAAGAACACCTCGGATTACGAGCGCGCCCGCGCCGTGATCCAGGACCTCAGCCGCATCGTCGCCCCGAACGGGGTCCAGGAAGCCTATGCCGTGCGCATCGGCGGCATCGACCAGTGGATCAACGTGCGCGGCCAGGACAAGGCCAACCCCATCCTGCTGTTCGCCCACGGCGGCCCGGCTTCGCCGCTGATCCCGACGATGTGGCAGTTCCAGCGTCCGATGGAGGAATTCTTCACCGTGGTCAACTGGGACCAGCGCGGCGCCGGCAAGACCTTCGCCTCGCACGATCCGCAGGCTTATGCCGACACCCTGCGGGTCGAACGCTATGCCGACGACGCCATCGAGATCGCCCAATACGTGCGCAAGCGCTACGGCAAACGCAAGGTGGTGCTGGCCGGGCACAGTTGGGGCACCATCGTCGCGATGACCGCGGCGCTGAAGCGTCCGGACCTGTTCTACGCCTACCTCGGCGTCGGCCAGGCCATCAACGTCCGCGAGAACGAGCGCATCAGTTTCGACTACGGCATGCAGCAGGCCAAGGCCCACGGCAATACCGAAGCGGTCAAGGAGATGCAGGCCATCGCGCCCTACCCCGGCGACCGGCCGATCACCCGCGAACGCATCATTGCCGCACGCAAGTGGTCGCAGTATTACGGCGGCATGACCGCCTACCGCGACGAGTCGCTGTACTTCTACCGCGCGCCGCTGCTGTCGCCCGAGTACAACGACTGCGACCGCGCCGCCGTCAACCGCGGCAACGAGTTCAGCCTCGGCCGCGTGCTGCCGGAATTCGTCGATGTCGACTTCAGCAAGGTCCGCGAATTCCCGATCCCGGTGGTGATGTTCATGGGCCGCCACGACTACACCACGCCGTCGCAACCGACCGCGGACTGGCTGGCCCGGGTCAAGGCGCCGTACAAACAGGGCGTGTGGTTCGAGCACTCCTCGCACATGATCCAGTGGGAAGAACCCGGCAAGGTCCTGGCCAGCCTGTTGCAATACGTTCGCCCGCTGGCCAGGGACGACGCCAAGCAGTGA
- a CDS encoding helix-turn-helix transcriptional regulator, translating into MWSATARIGLLVQSDLLHEAARGKYAQLSPMERSVLLAAVCGSEDKQIAALLGCSISTVRTMWQRVYHKTGLTSRRKLVATIWSEAVRNLGGVVF; encoded by the coding sequence ATGTGGTCGGCTACCGCACGCATCGGTCTCCTCGTTCAAAGCGACCTGCTCCATGAGGCCGCCCGGGGCAAGTACGCGCAACTGAGCCCGATGGAGCGGTCGGTCTTGCTGGCTGCGGTTTGCGGCTCCGAGGACAAACAGATAGCTGCCTTGCTGGGCTGCTCGATATCCACCGTTCGTACGATGTGGCAGCGCGTCTACCATAAGACCGGTCTGACCTCGCGGCGCAAGCTGGTCGCGACGATCTGGAGCGAAGCGGTCCGCAACTTGGGCGGTGTCGTTTTTTGA